One segment of Scyliorhinus torazame isolate Kashiwa2021f chromosome 14, sScyTor2.1, whole genome shotgun sequence DNA contains the following:
- the LOC140390144 gene encoding uncharacterized protein: MEEKRFKCELCKKLFSRSSTLLEHQRIHTGEKPFKCELCDRVFTQSSILQKHHRIHTGEKPFKCEMCNKSFSQSSNLHTHQRSHTGVKPFTCEVCDKSFSQLTTLHVHHRSHTGEKPFACEECDKSFSHVSTLLIHQRIHTGEKPFSCDACNITFSESKSLLVHQRIHTGEKPFTCEVCNTSFSHSSTLCAHRRTHTGEKPFMCEVCAKSFPQLSYLRVHQRVHIGEKPFQCEVCDKAFTRSSNFLAHQRIHTGEKPFRCNVCDKAFVRSSSLLIHQSIHNGEKPFRCDVCEMTFTESSGLLRHQRIHTGQKPFKCKVCNRAFTQSSNLRRHQNIHTGEKAFLRKM, from the coding sequence ATGGAGGAGAAACGATTTAAGTGTGAGCTGTGCAAGAAATTATTCTCTCGGTCATCGACCCTCCTcgaacaccaacgcattcacaccggGGAAAAGCCATTCAAGTGTGAGCTTTGTGATCGGGTATTCACACAGTCATCAATCCTCCAGAAACACCACCGGATACACACTGGTGAGAAACCTTTCAAGTGTGAGAtgtgcaacaaatcattctcaCAGTCGTCGAATCTCCACACACACCAACGCAGTCACACAGGGGTGAAACCATTcacatgtgaggtgtgtgacaaatcattctctcaGTTAACCACCCTACATGTACACCATCGtagtcacacaggagagaaaccattcGCCTGCGAggagtgtgacaaatcattctcacatGTATCAACCCTTCTtatacaccaacgcattcacactggagagaagccattctcaTGTGATGCGTGTAATATCACATTTTCAGAGTCAAAGTCACTTCTTgtgcaccaacgcattcacacaggcgAGAAACCATTCACATGCGAGGTGTGCAACACATCATTTTCACACTCATCGACCCTCTGCGCACACCggcgcactcacaccggggagaaaccattcatgtgCGAGGTGTGTGCTAAATCATTTCCGCAATTATCGTACCTTCGTGTACACCAACGTGTGCATATAGGGGAGAAACCATTCCAATGCGAGGTGTGTGACAAAGCCTTCACACGGTCGTCAAACTTCTTGGCCCATCAGAGGatccacacaggggagaaacccttcaggTGTAACGTTTGTGATAAAGCTTTTGTGAGGTCCTCGAGCCTCCTGATACACCAGAGCATTCACAATGGGGAGAAGCCCTTCAGATGTGATGTTTGTGAGATGACTTTCACCGAGTCCTCCGGTCTGCTGAggcaccagaggattcacacagggcAGAAACCCTTCAAGTGTAAGGTGTGCAACCGAGCCTTCACACAGTCTTCCAATCTCCGGAGACACCAAAACATacacactggggagaaggcgttTCTACGCAAGATGTGA